From a single Paenibacillus thermoaerophilus genomic region:
- a CDS encoding GapA-binding peptide SR1P: MEQSMGMIKGAERPPLHLGTLVCRHCGEIIDTLPTNGVKLFYGECGSELCRNPKGDKTDDGN; the protein is encoded by the coding sequence ATGGAGCAAAGCATGGGCATGATAAAAGGAGCGGAACGGCCGCCGCTGCATCTCGGCACGCTCGTCTGCCGCCACTGCGGAGAAATTATCGATACGCTGCCGACGAACGGGGTCAAGCTGTTTTACGGAGAATGCGGGAGCGAACTTTGCCGCAACCCGAAAGGAGACAAAACGGATGATGGGAACTAA
- the gap gene encoding type I glyceraldehyde-3-phosphate dehydrogenase, whose amino-acid sequence MNQQVAISGTGRIGRLLIRKAFTTGIPGAQVKVINSTSPIGTVAHLLKYDTVHGKWDADIRAEEEKLVINGQEVAFVSERDPALLPWDRHGIDIAIDATGKFNDRAGAEKHLAAGAKRVVVTAPGKDLDLTVVMGVNEASYDPDKHTLLSTASCTTNCLAPVLHILDRAFGVESGWMTTVHAYTNDQNHLDNPHKDLRRARACTQSIVPTSTGVGKALSGVLPHLAPVIRGLSLRVPTQDVSLVDLTAEVRRPVTPEDVRQAFRTAAQGDLAPYVEYNELPLVSSDYIGNDKSAVIDGLSLMASGRQLKVLAWYDNEWAYACRVLDFVAHVAGQQAERVSERWSKAWA is encoded by the coding sequence ATGAACCAGCAGGTGGCGATCAGCGGCACGGGCAGAATCGGCCGACTGTTGATCAGAAAAGCGTTCACGACCGGCATTCCGGGGGCGCAAGTGAAGGTGATCAATTCGACAAGCCCGATCGGGACGGTGGCACATTTGCTGAAGTACGATACGGTGCACGGCAAATGGGACGCCGACATTCGCGCCGAAGAGGAGAAGCTGGTCATCAACGGGCAGGAGGTTGCTTTTGTTTCGGAGCGTGATCCGGCGCTGCTGCCATGGGACCGGCACGGGATTGACATCGCGATCGACGCCACCGGCAAGTTTAACGACCGGGCGGGAGCGGAGAAGCATTTGGCCGCGGGGGCGAAGCGCGTAGTCGTGACGGCGCCCGGCAAAGATCTGGATTTGACGGTGGTAATGGGCGTCAACGAAGCGAGCTACGATCCGGACAAGCATACGCTGTTGTCCACGGCATCGTGCACGACGAACTGTCTGGCCCCGGTGCTGCATATTCTCGACCGCGCGTTCGGCGTCGAATCCGGCTGGATGACGACGGTTCACGCCTATACGAACGATCAGAACCATCTCGATAATCCGCACAAGGATTTGCGGCGCGCGCGGGCCTGCACGCAATCAATCGTTCCGACTTCCACCGGGGTCGGCAAAGCGCTCTCCGGGGTGCTGCCGCATCTGGCCCCCGTCATTCGGGGGTTGTCGCTGCGCGTGCCGACGCAGGATGTCTCGCTTGTCGATTTGACGGCCGAGGTGCGCCGTCCGGTAACCCCAGAAGACGTGCGGCAAGCGTTCCGGACAGCAGCGCAAGGGGATCTCGCGCCTTATGTCGAGTACAACGAACTGCCGCTTGTGTCGTCGGACTACATCGGCAATGACAAGTCGGCGGTGATCGACGGACTTTCACTGATGGCTTCGGGAAGGCAATTGAAGGTGTTGGCATGGTATGACAACGAATGGGCGTACGCCTGCCGGGTGCTTGATTTCGTCGCGCATGTCGCCGGACAACAAGCGGAAAGGGTGAGCGAACGATGGAGCAAAGCATGGGCATGA
- the alr gene encoding alanine racemase: MFSYRQTWAEVSLDAIAHNVKAIKAGLRPSTRFMAVVKADGYGHGAVQIAKAALEAGADWLGVALLDEALQLRAAGIDCPILVLGYMPPASVEAAVKHRIAITVFARDDLDTVIESAARLRQQADVHLKADTGMTRLGVTDRDEALDLARTAASSPWVRLEGIFTHFASADSPDETYTRGQFRTFLAMIEHLERNGIRVPVKHCCNSAATLRFPEMHLGMVRVGISLYGLSPYSGPVPVMPELLPAMRWKTRVASLKQVPAGQPIGYGCTYRPERPSLIATVPVGYADGLSRRLSNRGGVWIGGRHAPIVGRVCMDQTMVDVSAVPGVRTGDEAILFGCGEDGCLPVEEMASLLDTIHYELVCTVGKRVPRVYMRGSTVVETVNHVLAHADRIPEEFRLFR, from the coding sequence ATGTTCAGTTACAGGCAGACTTGGGCCGAAGTTTCGCTCGACGCCATCGCGCATAATGTAAAAGCGATCAAGGCGGGATTGCGGCCTTCTACACGCTTTATGGCGGTGGTCAAGGCGGACGGTTACGGTCACGGCGCGGTTCAGATCGCCAAGGCGGCGCTTGAAGCCGGGGCCGACTGGCTGGGCGTGGCTCTGCTGGACGAGGCTTTGCAACTGAGGGCGGCAGGTATCGATTGCCCCATCCTTGTGCTGGGATACATGCCTCCCGCATCCGTCGAAGCGGCTGTGAAGCACCGCATCGCCATCACCGTGTTCGCCAGAGACGATCTCGACACCGTCATCGAGAGCGCGGCACGCCTTCGGCAGCAGGCCGACGTGCATTTGAAAGCGGATACGGGCATGACGCGGCTCGGGGTGACCGACCGCGACGAGGCCCTCGACTTGGCGCGAACGGCGGCAAGCTCGCCGTGGGTCAGGCTGGAAGGCATCTTCACGCATTTTGCAAGCGCTGACAGTCCGGACGAGACGTACACCCGCGGCCAGTTCCGAACGTTTCTCGCCATGATCGAACACTTGGAACGGAACGGAATCCGGGTCCCGGTCAAGCATTGCTGCAACAGCGCCGCGACATTGCGTTTTCCCGAGATGCATCTGGGTATGGTCCGGGTCGGCATCAGCCTGTACGGTTTGTCCCCGTATTCCGGCCCTGTGCCGGTAATGCCCGAGCTGTTGCCGGCGATGCGGTGGAAAACCAGAGTTGCGTCATTGAAGCAAGTGCCCGCCGGACAGCCGATCGGCTACGGCTGCACGTATCGGCCGGAACGGCCAAGCCTGATCGCGACCGTTCCGGTCGGTTATGCCGACGGTCTGTCCCGGCGATTGTCCAACCGGGGCGGCGTCTGGATCGGGGGACGCCATGCGCCGATCGTCGGAAGGGTATGTATGGACCAGACGATGGTGGATGTCAGCGCCGTCCCCGGCGTTCGGACAGGGGATGAAGCGATCCTGTTCGGTTGCGGCGAAGACGGCTGTCTGCCGGTCGAAGAGATGGCGTCCCTGCTCGATACCATCCATTACGAGCTCGTCTGTACGGTTGGCAAGCGGGTTCCCCGCGTATACATGCGGGGATCGACGGTCGTCGAAACCGTCAACCATGTGCTCGCGCATGCGGATCGGATTCCCGAGGAATTCCGGCTATTCCGCTGA
- the ald gene encoding alanine dehydrogenase, which produces MRIGIPKEIKNNENRVAITPAGVDAFVKTGHQVMIETNAGLGSGFTDEDYAAAGATILQKAADVWANADMIMKVKEPLSSEYGYFRDGLILFTYLHLAAEPELTRALMEKGVTAIAYETVEVNRTLPLLTPMSEVAGRMATQIGAQFLEKPYGGKGILLGGVPGVKRGKVTVIGGGIVGTNAAKIAVGLGAQVTIIDLNPDRLRQLDDIFGSDIQTMMSSPFAIAEAVAESDLVVGAVLIPGAKAPKLVTESMIRSMKPGSVVVDVAIDQGGIIETVDRITTHDDPTFVKHGVVHYAVANMPGAVPRTSTIALTNVTLPYALQIANKGAIRAVQENKALLQGVNVAAGSVTYKAVADSLGHEYVPVEKALEKLPSVL; this is translated from the coding sequence ATGAGAATCGGGATTCCGAAGGAGATTAAAAACAACGAGAACCGGGTGGCGATCACCCCGGCGGGTGTCGACGCTTTCGTCAAAACCGGCCATCAGGTGATGATCGAAACAAATGCCGGTTTGGGAAGCGGTTTCACCGACGAGGACTACGCCGCGGCTGGCGCGACGATTCTGCAGAAAGCGGCCGACGTCTGGGCCAACGCCGATATGATCATGAAGGTAAAAGAGCCGCTGTCGTCCGAATACGGTTATTTCCGCGACGGACTGATTCTGTTCACGTACCTGCACCTGGCGGCGGAGCCGGAATTGACCCGGGCGCTGATGGAAAAAGGCGTTACCGCTATCGCTTATGAAACGGTCGAAGTGAACCGCACGCTGCCGCTGCTTACGCCGATGAGCGAAGTGGCCGGCCGGATGGCGACGCAAATCGGGGCGCAATTCTTGGAAAAGCCTTACGGAGGCAAAGGCATTCTGCTTGGGGGCGTACCCGGCGTGAAGCGCGGTAAAGTGACGGTAATCGGCGGCGGCATCGTCGGCACCAACGCGGCGAAAATCGCTGTCGGACTCGGCGCGCAAGTGACGATCATCGATCTGAATCCGGATCGTCTGCGCCAGTTGGACGATATTTTCGGCAGCGACATTCAAACGATGATGTCCAGCCCGTTTGCGATCGCCGAGGCGGTGGCGGAATCCGATCTGGTTGTGGGCGCGGTGCTCATTCCGGGAGCAAAAGCGCCGAAGCTGGTGACGGAGAGCATGATCCGCTCCATGAAGCCGGGTTCGGTCGTTGTGGATGTGGCGATCGACCAAGGCGGAATCATTGAAACCGTCGACCGCATTACGACCCACGACGACCCGACGTTCGTCAAACACGGTGTCGTGCACTACGCCGTCGCAAATATGCCGGGCGCCGTACCGAGAACGTCGACGATCGCACTGACCAATGTCACCTTGCCGTATGCCCTGCAGATCGCCAACAAAGGCGCAATTCGCGCGGTGCAGGAGAACAAGGCGCTGCTTCAAGGGGTCAACGTCGCGGCGGGCAGCGTTACGTACAAAGCGGTGGCCGACAGCCTCGGTCACGAGTATGTCCCGGTCGAGAAAGCGTTGGAAAAGCTTCCGTCTGTCCTGTAA
- a CDS encoding PucR family transcriptional regulator yields MNLDTNPFDRGFDNLDMLADAIYNELRCPVTIEDASHRLLAYSSHEQMTDPARISTIMGRKVPEKVISALWRDGVMKRLLQSDIPIRISAMQDIGLGDRVAVAIRKNQEVLGFIWVLEENEPLGERELHQLKRAAEAAKSQLNQLQMKSRKEEKSYHDFFWQLLTGHLQSDDMIRERAKQLDLQLPERYHVTVFQFDAPISEKLHQQIRYTLETTPFVRVVLHAVTDSQLILLAAASHAVSDEEEQREPLHRMLRQMKQRFGISPVQSCSGMIYDDYAMVERSFQEASTLLQIKRRFPEETQSVFYYPDSGYYRYLPYILREKQMHRFENPVLRKIRKYDGEHHTRLLQTLEVYLNSDSNIKVAADLLHVHINTLTYRLKRIAEIGGIDLNSMDQKVTLYLDLKSEKMEE; encoded by the coding sequence ATGAACCTGGACACCAATCCGTTTGATCGAGGATTCGATAATCTGGATATGCTGGCCGATGCCATCTATAACGAGCTTCGTTGTCCGGTAACGATTGAGGACGCCAGTCATCGGCTGCTGGCATACAGCTCTCATGAACAGATGACGGACCCCGCCCGGATCTCGACCATCATGGGACGCAAGGTTCCGGAAAAAGTGATCAGCGCGTTGTGGAGAGACGGAGTGATGAAGCGTCTGCTGCAGAGCGATATCCCTATCCGCATCTCCGCGATGCAGGACATCGGGCTGGGGGACCGGGTGGCGGTCGCCATCCGCAAAAATCAAGAGGTGCTGGGTTTTATCTGGGTGCTGGAAGAGAACGAGCCTCTCGGCGAACGGGAACTGCACCAGCTCAAGCGGGCGGCCGAAGCCGCCAAATCGCAATTGAACCAGCTTCAGATGAAATCGCGCAAGGAGGAGAAGAGCTATCACGACTTTTTCTGGCAGCTTCTGACCGGTCATCTGCAATCCGACGACATGATACGGGAAAGGGCGAAGCAGTTGGATTTGCAATTGCCGGAACGGTATCACGTGACGGTGTTCCAGTTCGATGCGCCCATCTCCGAGAAGCTTCACCAGCAAATTCGATATACGCTGGAGACGACACCGTTCGTCCGGGTCGTTCTGCATGCGGTGACCGATTCCCAATTGATCCTGTTGGCGGCGGCTTCCCACGCCGTGAGCGACGAGGAGGAACAGAGAGAGCCGCTTCATCGCATGCTCCGCCAAATGAAGCAGCGTTTCGGAATTTCCCCCGTGCAAAGCTGCAGCGGGATGATTTACGACGACTATGCTATGGTCGAGCGCAGTTTCCAGGAAGCCTCGACGCTCCTGCAGATCAAGCGGCGGTTCCCCGAGGAGACGCAATCGGTGTTTTACTACCCCGATTCGGGTTATTACCGTTATCTTCCATATATCTTGCGGGAAAAGCAAATGCACCGGTTCGAGAATCCGGTCTTGCGCAAAATACGGAAATACGACGGCGAACACCACACCCGTCTGCTGCAGACGCTGGAAGTGTACTTGAACAGCGACAGCAATATCAAGGTCGCGGCGGATTTGCTGCATGTGCATATCAACACGCTCACCTACCGATTGAAGCGTATCGCCGAGATCGGGGGCATCGACCTGAACAGCATGGATCAGAAGGTCACGCTTTATCTGGATTTAAAGTCGGAAAAAATGGAGGAATAA
- a CDS encoding amino acid permease, which translates to MSNRQNTTELNRGLQQRHITLMSLGAAIGVGLFLGSASAIKLAGPGILLAYALGGLAIFFIMRALGEMAIQNPVAGSFSRYARNYMGPLFGYLTGWNYWFLWVITCMAEITAVAVYMEFWFPDVPRWIWALAALVIMSSVNLIAVKAYGELEFWFALIKIVAIISMIILGAGMIVFGLGNGGIPVGIHNLWDNGGFFPNGLKGVFLSLQMVMFAYLGIEMIGVTAGEVQNPKKSLSRAIDSVFWRILIFYVGALFVIMSIYPWNEIGQKGSPFVMTFDQFGIPYAAGIINFVVLTAALSSCNSGIFSTGRMLFNLAQQGEASPKFNQLTKNGVPGTAILVSAAALLVGVVLNYLVPEKVFTWVTSIATFGAVWTWAVILLSQLRFRKTLSESERSQLAYKMPWAPYSSYLSLAFLALVIGLMAYSPDTRIALVVGPIWFVFLIAVYYKKGLHKKNEMLLVKNDKLAG; encoded by the coding sequence ATGAGCAATCGTCAAAACACAACCGAGTTGAACCGGGGGCTTCAGCAACGGCACATCACGTTGATGTCCCTGGGGGCGGCGATCGGGGTCGGATTGTTCCTCGGCTCCGCGTCCGCCATCAAATTGGCCGGCCCCGGCATTCTGCTGGCCTACGCCCTCGGCGGCCTCGCCATCTTCTTCATTATGCGCGCGCTTGGGGAAATGGCCATTCAAAACCCGGTCGCCGGCTCCTTCAGCCGATACGCCCGCAACTACATGGGACCTCTGTTCGGATATTTGACCGGCTGGAACTATTGGTTTCTGTGGGTTATCACCTGCATGGCGGAAATTACGGCCGTCGCCGTATATATGGAGTTCTGGTTCCCGGACGTGCCGCGTTGGATCTGGGCGTTGGCCGCTCTGGTCATTATGAGCTCCGTCAACCTGATTGCCGTCAAAGCCTACGGCGAGCTGGAATTCTGGTTTGCGCTGATTAAAATTGTCGCCATCATCTCCATGATCATCCTTGGAGCCGGCATGATCGTCTTCGGTCTCGGCAACGGCGGCATTCCCGTAGGCATCCATAATTTGTGGGATAACGGCGGATTTTTCCCTAACGGCTTGAAGGGCGTGTTCTTGTCCCTGCAGATGGTGATGTTCGCTTATCTGGGGATTGAAATGATCGGGGTTACCGCAGGCGAGGTGCAAAACCCCAAAAAGTCGCTTTCCCGCGCAATTGACAGCGTTTTCTGGAGAATTCTCATTTTCTACGTCGGCGCTCTGTTCGTGATCATGTCCATTTATCCTTGGAACGAAATCGGACAAAAAGGCAGCCCGTTCGTTATGACCTTCGATCAATTCGGCATTCCGTATGCGGCGGGCATCATTAACTTTGTCGTGCTGACGGCGGCCTTGTCCTCCTGCAACAGCGGGATATTCAGCACCGGCCGCATGCTGTTCAATCTGGCCCAACAAGGAGAAGCTTCTCCGAAATTCAATCAGTTGACCAAAAACGGCGTGCCCGGAACCGCCATCCTCGTCTCCGCGGCGGCGCTGCTCGTGGGTGTCGTACTGAACTATCTCGTACCGGAAAAAGTATTCACCTGGGTAACCAGCATCGCCACGTTCGGCGCCGTCTGGACCTGGGCGGTCATCCTGCTTTCGCAGTTGCGGTTCCGCAAAACCTTGTCCGAATCCGAGCGCAGCCAGCTTGCTTACAAAATGCCGTGGGCGCCTTACAGCTCCTATCTGTCTTTGGCGTTCCTGGCCCTTGTTATCGGCTTGATGGCTTATTCGCCGGATACCCGGATCGCCCTGGTGGTCGGCCCGATCTGGTTTGTGTTCCTGATTGCGGTATACTACAAAAAGGGATTGCACAAAAAAAACGAAATGCTTCTCGTGAAAAACGATAAACTGGCAGGCTGA